The nucleotide window GCTCAAGGGAGGTGTCGAGATTCTGTGTCGTGTACAGCAGCTTGGCGAGGGCGAGGCCGACCCCGACGAGCACGCCGGTCAGCAAGTTGGTCACGACGATCGTACCGAGCGTGGCGGCATAGATCAGGACTTCGCTCGAGCCGTGCCGTCTGAGTTCCTGAATCACCTTGAGGTTCATGAGCTTGTACCCGGTGAACACGAGGACGGCGCCCAGGCTGGCCGTCGGAATCAAGCGCAGGATGAATGGAAGAAACGACACGAACAGGAGCAGCCAGCCGCCGTGCATCATGGAGGATGCGCGGGAGCGCCCGCCGGCTTCGACGTTGGAGGCGCTGCGGACGATGACGCCGGTCATGGGCAGGACGCCCAAAAACCCGCACAACAGGTTGCCGGTACCTTGCGCAAAGAGTTCTTTGTTGTAGCGGGTACGCGGACCATGGTGAAGCTGATCGATGGCGGTCGCCGACAAGAGCGTTTCCACGCTGGCGATCAGCGCCAGGGTCAGGGCCTCCCCGAGAATCGAAGGATCCAACAGGTGGCGCATAGAATCGAGCGTGGGAGGGTTGATGATCGTGAGGAGGTTGTCCCGTACCTTGATATGCGCGATGTCGAGGCCCAGCAGCGCCGTCGTGACGGTGGCGAGCGACACGCCGAACAGGACGGAAGGCAAGGCCTTGAGCATCCTCGGGGCGTACAGATTCCACATGACGATTCCCGCGATGGTCAAGACGCCGATTCTCGCCGCGAGATGGTGATTCATCGGCGTACTGTCGTCCTGTACCAAACCTTTCCAGATGGCCGAAGGGAGAGTCGCCAGATTCTCCAGCCCCGATCCTTTTGGTACGTCGTCGATCATGATGTGGAACTGGCTGGCGCAGATCAGCACGCCGATCCCGGCCAGCATGCCGTGGACGACGGCCGGGGAGACCGCGCGGAACCATTGTCCCAGTTGAAGCCAGGCCCAGTTCATTTGAATGATGCCGGCCAGCACGATGATCAGGGCCAGTCGCTCCATCCCCTGCTCATGAATGATCTCGTAGACGATGACGGTAAGACCGGCGGCCGGACCGCTGACTTGAAGAGGACAACCGGCCAGCGCACCCGCGACCAGACCTCCCACGATGCCGGTGATGATGCCGGTGGCCGGCGGGGCGCCTGAAGCGACGGCAATGCCCATGCACAGCGGCAACGCGACGAGAAAGACCACGATCGAGGCCAACAGATCGTGCCCGAAGGTTTCCCACCGGAACTGAAGGCGAAGCGCCTGAGACGTCATGAGCTGCTACCACGGGAACGAGGAGACGCGGCGTTCTTTCCCTACGCGAGTCCGGCTGATCCGGCCAGAACCATTGAGAAAAAGGTCGATGCCTGCTGCCGATCAGACGCGCGACTCGATCATGTACTCCGGCGCGGAAATCGCCTCACTCCGACAGCGGGGGCAGCGGCTTGGGCGTGTCAGGCGGGTCCGCTCGCGGAACACGAAGTCGCAGTCTCGACAAGCCGAAGGCCGGAGCACAAACCGGCGGGAACGATCTCGCGCCAGAGACCTGACGACATGCTCGAGATGTTCTTCCACCTGTCGCTCGCCGATGTTTGCCGCCTCGGCAAGGTGTCGTGTGGTTCGGAACGTCCCAGCCAGTAACAGGGAAATGTGTTGCCGCAGGGTCCGATTCGCGGTCTGCATCGTGGGGCCCCATAGTAGTGGTTCCCTCCGTGAAAGCCAAGCCCGTACAGATGCCGCCGGCCGCCCGGCGAAAGCGGATCCTTGACAGGGTGCAGGGGAGAGGACTACCTAGTCGGCCATGGGCTCGGGTTTAAAGGTGTCGCTCGCGGCGGTTTCCGCCGCGGTCCTGCTGGCCGTGGGGCTGTGGCTGGGCTGCGGGATTGTCGGTGGAACGACGAGGGGAAAACGAGTCGCCCGGGCCCTCAGCATTCCTCGTCCCGCCGTCATCGCCCACCGCGGCGCTTCCTATCTGGCTCCGGAAAGCACGTTGCCCGCCTACCTGATGGCCCGTGAGCTCGGCGCGGACTACCTGGAGATCGATCTGCAACGCACCAGGGACGGCATGTTGGTCGTCGTGCACGACGACGACTTGTCCCGTACGACCAACGTGGCGGACGTCTTTCCCGGTCGTGAGAAGCACACGGTGGACATGTTCACCTTTGAGGAACTGGCGCAGCTCGACGCGGGAACTTGGTTCAATCGGGCGTTTCCCGATCGGGCGCGTGAGTCGTTCAAGGGCCTTCGGATTCTCCGGCTGGACGAGGTGATCGCGGTGGCCGAGTCCGGGTCCAGGCGCCCGGGTCTCTACATCGAGACCAAGGCGGCCAGCCGGTTCCCGGGCATCGAGGAGCAACTGGTGAGCGTTCTGAGGAAACACGGGTGGGTCCAGGATGGCGGAGCAGCACCGTCCGGGCGTGTGATTTTTCAGTCGTTCGAGCCGAACAGCCTGGCTCGACTCAAGGCACTGGCACCCCACGTTCCGCGGCTGCTCCTGCTCGATGAAGTCATGGCCGGCAGAGAGGGCCTCGACGCCTTGATGAAGACCGCGTCGGAAGTCGGCTCCGGCGTCGGGACGTGGGGCGTCAGGTGGGCGTTCAGCCCGAAGTGGTCGGTTGCAGCCGCCCCCAGGCGATATCTCACCACCTGGCCCTGGCACACGGGTCGGGCTCATCGGGCCGGATTATTCGTCCATCCCTGGACGATCAACGAGCGGTGGGAAATGTGGATGGTGACGCTGAGCGGAGCGGACGGCTTCTTCACCGATCGAGCCGACGTGGCGCTCTCGATCTATCGAAGATCTGAGCCGGATGATCATGA belongs to Nitrospira sp. and includes:
- a CDS encoding SulP family inorganic anion transporter, translated to MTSQALRLQFRWETFGHDLLASIVVFLVALPLCMGIAVASGAPPATGIITGIVGGLVAGALAGCPLQVSGPAAGLTVIVYEIIHEQGMERLALIIVLAGIIQMNWAWLQLGQWFRAVSPAVVHGMLAGIGVLICASQFHIMIDDVPKGSGLENLATLPSAIWKGLVQDDSTPMNHHLAARIGVLTIAGIVMWNLYAPRMLKALPSVLFGVSLATVTTALLGLDIAHIKVRDNLLTIINPPTLDSMRHLLDPSILGEALTLALIASVETLLSATAIDQLHHGPRTRYNKELFAQGTGNLLCGFLGVLPMTGVIVRSASNVEAGGRSRASSMMHGGWLLLFVSFLPFILRLIPTASLGAVLVFTGYKLMNLKVIQELRRHGSSEVLIYAATLGTIVVTNLLTGVLVGVGLALAKLLYTTQNLDTSLEHDPATGRLTLKLQGIATFVSLPRLATALEDVPPATDLEVRFSSLRHIDHACLQLLESWAKLHNSGGGRVDLDWGKLNALSYHARKDARTATGGRKWIH
- a CDS encoding glycerophosphodiester phosphodiesterase family protein; protein product: MGSGLKVSLAAVSAAVLLAVGLWLGCGIVGGTTRGKRVARALSIPRPAVIAHRGASYLAPESTLPAYLMARELGADYLEIDLQRTRDGMLVVVHDDDLSRTTNVADVFPGREKHTVDMFTFEELAQLDAGTWFNRAFPDRARESFKGLRILRLDEVIAVAESGSRRPGLYIETKAASRFPGIEEQLVSVLRKHGWVQDGGAAPSGRVIFQSFEPNSLARLKALAPHVPRLLLLDEVMAGREGLDALMKTASEVGSGVGTWGVRWAFSPKWSVAAAPRRYLTTWPWHTGRAHRAGLFVHPWTINERWEMWMVTLSGADGFFTDRADVALSIYRRSEPDDHEAFWKKIGY